The DNA sequence ctgcagggttggggtcaattaaggaagttCCCATTCCAGTTTTCCTTAATGTGTTTCAATTAGGTAAATGTAGAATTGGAATTTatagtttacttcctgaattgactgaattgaaatggaattgaccacaaGCCTGGTTTAGAGTAACAACCTGTTCCTAATTGGAGTCTATGGAGATTGTGGAGATTACTTGGATCTGTGCTAAGCTGTGCTTTAGCCTTATCCTCACATTTTTGTCCTAaaatgacagagagaaaggaaaggctTTGGTGTTAAAttatgtgtgcttgcgtgtgtgtgtgttagtgtgcacgCAAGACCTCTGAGTGGTCTCTTTATGCCCTGGTCCCACACTGTTGGCTCAGAGGCAGAAGCCGACAGAGAAAACAAGGGCATGTCTTAAAAAGGCTTATAGCACACAGCTTTCCCCTACAAGCCTCTTTGTGTTAACAGTCTAGAGTGAAATCATTTTAAAGCCACTGTCTCTCAGTATAATACAAGGATCATGATATCACAGTCTATGCTTGTTGACATTTGTCGTCCATCATAGGCTACACACACATTCATGTTCTGTCATGCTTCACTGCAAAGTAATTTGCCTACTGTACTTCATATGCAGAGAACATATGGAGGCAAACAGATTTTCTTATTTTACACACAATGATATGTATTATGCAGCAATATAAAGTTATCCCTGTGGGAGctcatatataaaaaaaatcccaaGGTACTCAAGTTAAAATGTCTTTATATCCACACACGGATTATCCTggacccagatctgtttgtgctgtgttGCCAACAACCTACACAGGGATTAGGTCAAAAACAGCAACGAGGTTTCGAGTATAGACCACCTTCATCAGAGTGTGCTTCTCCTGTGCTCCGCTTCACCAGGTGTGTGCCTCCCACCCCGCCCCCCACCACGGCCCTCACCTGTGTATTGCGGTGCTTCCCCTGCGAGCCTAGCTGGGCCGGCAGCCCTTTCCTGCACCGCCCCCCCACCCCGCCCCACCCGATGGTCAGGATGACACGCTCCAAGACCTTCCAGGCCTACCTGCCCAGCTGCCACCGAACCTACAGCTGCATCCACTGCAGAGCGCACCTGGCCAACCACGACGAGCTCATCTCCAAGGTGACTGTTTAACATACCGACCACAACCGTCCATCCCCTAATGACACTGCTTGCTCTAATAGTGTTTCCCTCAATCTATTTCACGTTTCCTTTAAAGAGCCACAGAACatgtttttctgttgctcattagAAAAACTAGATTTCAGTCCTGGATGTGTGTTTCCTGACCGATTCCGCATTTGGTTAATGATGTTTAAGAAATATGTAATTCGTTTTGACATTTTTGCCTAGGATATTTTAGTCACGCATTTTAGATCTAACTAAGGTggttggtgcagtatttctcaagtaaaaacaTGATTGACgtgttgtcttatgtaaacagTTGGATCTGCTGGgtaggtctgtctcactgtctatgcTATTGGATTGAGAGAAATCACTGCAGCTGTTCACCCAATGTTAGTGGGCAAATGGACATCTTCATTTACCCGTTGTGACTCACAAATGTTCCAAACTGAATTTTAGACAAGACTTATCCTATTTATACTTTGTAGTACATTTTTTACACTAGAATAACTGTTTCTGACTCATGTCCGTTTTCAAAGGGATTTGTTGCTTTATAAAGGCAGTCACTCTTtaaagcccagcactaacacaactGGGTGGTGTTCATCAGGGCATGCAGcggaaaacattttaaaaaatgttttacaacaGAAAATAAGAGTATTTTTTTTGACAAATCCAGGTAGACACTCCCTTTTTCAGTCCGTTTACTTCTGTTTTGTGCCGAATTAATTTGACCCTGAATCTACTAATCAAGAGTTTGGTGATATTGAATCCGGTATGTAAGGGAAACACTGCCCTAATATGCAAGTCATTCccaagagagagcatgagagaacaTGCTACTGTTATGCTCTAGGGCCTACTTGAAAGAGAGGTCCATCTTAACGTGacttccctggttaaataaaggatattctgtataaatactgtagttttTACAGATTAATTAGAATTTCAATGCATCGCACAGTAATAACTGTAAAGGTATTGAGTGCTTGCTGCAGCTGTCTTTAAAGCTCTGCTAGCTGACTCCTTCACACTTGGACCTAGTATTACAGCTGACGCTGCCCTTTGAGACGGGAAACGAGCCTACTGCACCTCTGTGTCGCTCATTTCACAGCCATCTTACTTCTAcagcttgtgtgtttgtgtgtgtgtttgtgtgttagaaTATGACTTTGTCCTTGTGTTACACTATGTAAAGTAAACCCTCACCTGTACAAAAAgcacgtgtctgtctgtctgtcttaattTAAAGGCAAAATCTGGGATATTTCCTGCTGTTCAATGATCATGTCATTGAAGTGGCTGGCGGGTGTCACGGATTCCCCCGGTACTGCAGCTCATTCCGTGcaccagttccggaggtctacgtcaccggcctcTAGGCGTCAATGAACtgtttcattacgcacacctggttccaaaTCCCTTTCCCTTAATTAGTAATTGTGTGCAGtagaagtcggaggtttacatacacttaggttgtagtcattaaaactagtttttcaaccactccacgcatatcttgttaacaaactatagttttggcaagtcggtattgacatctactttgtgcatgacacaagtaatttttccaacaattgtttacagacagattatttcatttataattcactgtatcacaattccagtgggtcagaagtttacatacactaagttgactgtgccattccagaaaatgatgtcatggctttagaagcttctgataggcttattgacaccatttgagtcaattgtaggtgtaactgtggatgtatttcaaggcctaccttcaaactcagtgcctcttttcttgacatcatgggaaaatcaaaagaaatcagccaagacttcagaaaaaatattgtagacctccacaagtctgtttcatccttgggagcaatttccaaacgcctgaaggtaccacgttcatctgtgcaaagaatggtacgcaagtataaacaccatgggaccacgcagccgtcataccgcttaggaaggagacgcgttttgtctcctagagattaatgtattttggtgcgaaagtgcaaatcaatcccagaactgcacatggggataaagattgtactttttggagaaatgtcctctggtctgatgaaacaaaaatagaactgtttggccataatgaccattgttatgtttggaggaaaaagggagaggcttgcaagccaaagaacaccatctcaaccgtgaagcacggggatggcagcaccatgttgtcggggtgctttgctgcaggagggactggtgcacttcacaaaatagatggcatcacagagaaggaaaatgatgtggatatattgaagcaacatctcaagacatcagtcaggaagttaaagcttgatcgcaaatgggtcttctaaatggacaatgacccgaagcatacttcAAAGTtttgtcaaaatggcttaaggacaacaaagtcaaggtattggagtggccatcacaaggccctgacctcatcctatagaacatttgtgggtagaactgaaaaagtgtgtgcgagcaaggaggcctacaaacctgactcagttacaccagctctgtcagaaggaatgggccaaaattcacccaacttattgtggaaggctacctgaaacatttgacccaggttaaaccatttaaaggtaatgctaccaaatactaattgagtgtatgtaaacttctgacccactgggaatgtgatgaaagaaataaaagctgaaataaatcactctctttactattattctgacattttacattcttaaaataatgtggtgatcctaactgacgtaaaatggggaatttttactaggattaaatgtcagggattgtgaaaaactgagtttaaatgtatttggctaaaatgtatgtaaacttctgacttcaactgtacatgtgctCTCTGTTCGCCATTGTCTCTTTCGGTTAATGTTtccatgtccgttggtcttgtgagtacatgtgttttgttgttttgtctttcGTGCTGCGTCTATTGTGTActcgttattacgggtctcgtcccgtgtgttgttattacgggtctcgtcccgtgtatttattagaggttttacctcgctcttttgtttgggtttacatccctgtgtttttgtatacgtgtttgttttgggcttcgtccccgtgccttttcATGGCGTGGAGTATTAAAACCccctattacgtattcctgcTCCTGTCTCCAATCAGTAATACAACGTGACAGGCTGAAACATAAACTCCAGATTGTGGCTTTAATGCTGACTGCTGAGGATACTCCTCCTTTTTAACCTACTCATCTTCTTCTCCTGCAGTCTTTCCAGGGGAGCCAAGGCAGAGCTTATCTGTTCAACTCAGTGTGAGTATCACGGTGTCTGCATGTAGTTACAGTACAGCCATGATCCAGTCCTCAGCCCGCGAGCACAATCACAATCAGTATGAAATGAAGATGCTCATTCCTACTGTATGAACATGGTCCCTATCTAGCTCAGTATGAAGTGCCTTCTGGGTAATATTATCTAGTGTGTGAGTGGGCGTGTTATGACTCAGTATAGATAGGCAACCTTTACGAATCGAGCAGCTTatgagctcgctctctctctctctctttctctctctttctctctcagggtGAACGTGGGGTGTGGGCCGGCGGAAGAGAGAGTGTTGCTCACGGGGCTCCATGCTGTGGCAGATATCTACTGTGAGAACTGCAAGACAACTCTGGGTTGGAAATATGTGAGTGTAAGAGTGTGCacatgtcgggggggggggggggggggggggggtagaacaATGGCAGATACTGTATCTAGAGGGGCAGATACTGTATCTAGAGTGGCAGATACTGTATCTAGAGTGGCAGATACTGTATCTAGAGTTAGAGCGGATAGGCATTGGCACATTATCTTCATTAGTAATACCTTTATTACCTTATTAAATCGTTGTATGATTGAAACACTGTGAACTAATAAAGGTTTTGGATCAATTGAGTGTGTAGGCCCTACTTCACTCTTCATGTTATCTTATTGACATGGATGAGTTCTGGTTTTAATTTTGGACCATGAGACTATTTTGGACCCATCATTCCTAACATCAGTGTAACATTACAGTACATAGGCTGACTCATAGGGATTCCTTGCAGTCCCAATCTGGATCTAAGGGGCATATTTCTCATGATGTAGGCCTATACATTTTCTAAGTACTCAACCAACCAAACTTGACCCCCTTCCCCTAGTTCAGAGATGATGGTCATTCATGATGGACCAGAGCTGGGCTGTCTACACTGAGATAACTATAGTGATTCAAGACCAGTTTGACCAGCAACAAGAACAACTGCTTATCCAATCACAAATTAGACAAAGGGTTAGAATGCATTCAAAAAAATATCAATTTTTATGTATACAGAATAAGTAGGCCCTATAAATAATgtagcctatatacagtataatgtagcctatatataatgtagcctatatactgtataatgtagcctataAATAATGTAGCCTTTATACAGTATAATGTAGCCTATATAAACTCAGAAaataaagaaacgtcctctcactgtcaactgcgtttattttcagcaaacttaacaagatatttgtgtaaatatttgtatgaacataagattcaacaactgagacataaactgaacaagttccacagacatgtgactaacagaaatgtaataatgtgtctaAAATTGAATAataactgcagtgcatctcctcctcatggattgcatcagatttgccagttcttgctgtgagatgttaccccactcttccaccaaggcacctgcaagttcctggacatttctggggggaatggcctatatactgtataatgtagcctatatataatgtagcctatatactgtataatgtagcctatatacagttgaagtcagaagtttacatacacttacaaacacttaaaactagtttttcaaccactccacacatttcttgttaacaaactatagtttttgcaagtcggttaggacatctacttcatgcatgacacaagtcatttttccagacagattatttcacttataattcactgtatcacacttccaatgggtcagaagtgtacatacattaaattgactatgcctttaaacagcttggaaaattccagaaaatgttttggcccattcctccatgcagatctcctctagagcagtgatgttttggggctgttgctgggcaacacagactttcaactccctccaaagattttctatgggggggttgagatctggagactggctaggtctctccaggaccttgaaatgcttcttacgaagccactccttcgttgcccgggcagtgtgtttgggatcattgtcatgctgaaagacccagccacatttcatcttcaatgcccttgctgatggaaggaggttttcactcaaaatctcacgatgcatggccccattcattctttcctttacatggatcagtcgtcctggtccctttgcagaaaaacagtcccaaagcatgatgtttccacccccatgcttcacagtaggtatggtgttctttggatgcaactcagcattctttgtcctccaaacacgacgagttgagtttttaccaaaaagttatattttggtttcatctgaccatatgacattctcccaatcttcttctggatcatccaaatgctctctagcaaacttcagacgggcctggacatgtactggcttaagcagggggacacgtcgggcactgcaggatttgagtccctggcggcgtagtgtgttactgatggtaggctttgttactttggtcccagctctctgcaggtcattcactaggtccccccgtgtggttctgggatttttgctcactgttcttgtaatcattttgaccccacggggtgagatcttgcgtggagccccagatcgagggagattatcagtggtcttgtatgtcttccatttcctaataattgctcccacagttgatttcttcaaagcaagctgcttacctattgcagattcagtcttcccagcctggtgcaggtctacaattttgtttctggtgtcctttgacagctctttggtcttggccatagtggagtttggagtgtgatggtttcaggttgtggacaggtgtcttttatactgataacaagttcaaacaggtgccattaatacaggtaacaagtggaggacagaggagcctcttaaagaagaagttacagatctgtgagagccagaaatatggcttgtttgtaggtgaccaaatacttattttccaccatttgcaaataaattcataaaaaatcctacaatgtgattttctggattttttttctcattttgtctgtcatagttgaagtgtacctatgatgaaaattacaggcctctcatctttttaagtgggagaacttgcacaattggtggctgactaaatacttttttgccccactgtatatggtatAATGCAGCCTATATTCTGTATATTTTAGCCAATATATAATGTTGCCTAAATATAATGTACCATATATATAATGTAGCCTATATATAGTATAATgtagcctatatacagtataatgtagcctaaatatAATGTAGCCAATGTATAATCTAGTCTGTGTATATAGTGTTGCCTAtatataatgtagcctgtataATGTAGCCAATATATAAtgtagccagtgtgtgtgtgtgtgtatgtatgtgtgtatatatagtgtatatataatgtagccTATATCTAATATAGTGTATGTATGATGTAGCCTTTATCTAATGAAGTGTGTATATAAATAGCCTATATAtaatgtagtgtgtatatataatgtattgtgtatatataatgtagtgtgtatatataatgtagtatatataatgtagtgtatatataatatagccTATATCTAATGTAGGCTATATataatgtagtgtgtgtatatataatgtagtgtatttataatgtagcctatatctaatgtagtgtatatataatgtagcctatatctaatatagtgtataactgtataatgtagcctgtatctaatgaaatgtgtatataaatAGCCTatatataatgtagtgtatatatgtagtgtgtatatataatgtagtgtgtatatataatgtagcGTGTATataatatagtgtgtatatataatgtagtgtatatataatgtagtgtatatataatatagcctatatctaatgtagtgtatatataatgtagcctatatataatgtagtgtgtgtatatataatgtagtgtatatataatatagcctatatctaatgtagtgtatgtatgaTGTAGCCTTTATCTAATGAAGTGTGTATATAAATAGCCTATATAtaatgtagtgtgtatatataatgtattgtgtatatataatttagtgtgtatatataatgtagtatatataatgtagtgtatatataatatagccTATATCTAATGTAGGCTATATATAATGtagtgtatttataatgtagcctatatactgtataatgtagcctatatctaatgtagtgtatatataatgtagccTATATCCAATATAGTGTATaactgtataatgtagcctgtatctaatgaaatgtgtatataaatAGCCTatatataatgtagtgtatacatgtggtgtgtatatacagtgccttccgaaagtattcggccccttgaactttgcgatcttttgccacatttcaggcttcaaacataaagatataaaactgtatttttttgtgaagaatcaacaacaagtgggacacaatcatgaagtggaacgacatttattggatatttcaaacttttttaacaaatcaaaaactgaaaaattgggcgtgcaaaatttattcagcccccttaagttaatactttgtagcgccaccttttgctgcgattacagctgtaagtcgcttggggtatgtctctatcagttttgcacatcaagagactgaaattttttcccattcctccttgcaaaacagctcgagctcagtgaggttggatggagagcatttgtgaacagcagttttcagttctttccacagattctcgattggattcaggtctggactttgacttggccattctaacacctggatatgtttatttttgaaccattccattgtatattttgctttatgttttggatcattgtcttgttggaagacaaatctccgtcccagtctcaggtcttttgcagactccatcaggttttcttccagaatggtcctgtatttggctccatccatcttcccatcaatttttcACCATccttcctgtccctgctgaagaaaagcaggcccaaaccatgatgctgccaccaccatgtttgacagtggggatggtgtgttcagggtgatgagctgtgttgcttttacgccaaacataacgttttgcattgttgccaaaaagttcaattttggtttcatctgaccagagcaccttcttccacatgtttggtgtgtctcccaggtggcttgtggcaaactttaaattacactttttatagatatctttaagaaatggctttcttcttgccactcttccataaaggccagatttgtgcaatatacgactgattgttgtcctatggacagagtctcccacctcagctgtagatctctgcagttcatccagagtgatcatgggcctcttggctgcatctctgatcagtcttctccttgtatgagctgaaagtttagagggacggccaggtcttggtagatttgcagtggtctgatactccttccatttcaatattatcgcttgcacagtgctccttgggatgtttaaagcttgggaaatctttttgtatccaaatccggctttaaacttcttcacaaaagtatctcggacctgcctggtgtgttccttgttcttcatgatgctctctgcgcttttaacggacctctgagactatcacagtgcaggtgcatttatacggagacttgattacacacaggtggattgtatttatcatcattagtcatttaggtcaacattggatcattcagagatcctcactgaacttctggagagagtttgctgcactgaaagtgaaggtgctgaataattttgcacgcccaatttttcagtttttgatttgttaaaaaagtttgaaatatccaataaatgtggttccacttcatgattgtgtcccacttgttgttgattcttcacaaaaaaatacagttttatatcttgatgtttgaagcctgaaatgtggcaaaaggtcgcaaagttcaagggggtccgaatgtatatataatgtagcctatatataatgtagtgtatatataatgtaggctatatataatgtagtgtatatatgtagtgtgtatatataatgtagtgtatatataatatagccTATATCTAATGTAGTGTGGATATATAATGTAGCCTatatataatgtagtgtatatctaATGTAGTGTGGatatataatgtagtgtatatatcagtagtggtttctttgcagcagtttgaccatgaaggcctgattcacgcagtgcCCTCTGAaaggttgatgttgagatgtgtctgttacttgaactctgtgaagcatttatttgggctgcaatctgaggtgcagttaactctaatgaacttatcctctgcagcagaggtaactctgggtcttcctttcctgtggcggtcctcatgagagctagtttcatcatagcgcttgatggtgtttgcaactgcactcaaactttcaaagttcttgaaattttcctgattgactgaccttcatgtcttaaagtaatgatggacattcgtttctctttgcttatttgagctgttcttgccataatatggacttggtcttttaccaaatagggatatcttctgtataccacccttaccttgtcacaacacaactgattggctcaaatgcattaaaagAAATTCAacaattcacttttaacaaggtacacctgttaattgaaatgcattccaggtgactacctcatgaagctggttgagagaatgccaagagtgtgcaaagctgtcatcaaggcaaagggtggctactttgaagaatctcaaatataaaatatattttaatttgtttaacacttttttggtaactatgtgattacatatgtgttatttcatagttttgatattttcgctattattcaacaatgtagaaaataggcaaaataaagaaaaacccttgaatgagtaggtgtgtccaaacttttaactggtactgtatatctatgatATAGATGTGGACAGCTTTATATTTGCACTGAAATATAATTGTGCCTCCATGTTCAGTACTTAGTAAAGGTGATATTTCTAGCAGCAGGTCAATGTGGAACACACAACCGCTCCACATACCGGCTGTCCCGTTTATCAGCATGGCTTTATGCCCGGTTGTCACTGCCACTTCCTCCAGAtctgtgggaggggagggggtgggggggagggtcGTTATGACTCACACATACCTCACACGTCTGCCCAGATATAACGATAGCAGGACGAGGCCATTAATATCTCTGAAACGGTTGTTTCTACACCGCCGTCCAAGTTCCACAGACGCTTGACCCAGTAGACTTCCAGACCGTGTAACCTGATAACTCCTCTCTTCGCTTGAATAGGAAAGACTAAACAGGATATTGAGATGTACAGTAAAAACACATTTGACTACATTTGTAATCTGCAGTAGCCTGCAGCACTTTCTGCAATGCTCCATTATATAAAGTGGTTCAGAGGTGAAATCAGAGTACAGTGTTTTCAATGGCAATGAGTGTGAAGTTTATCATCCTGGAAAAGCCtaatcttctctctccccttcctccttctctctccccttcctccctctatctctccccctctctctccccttcccctcgcTATCCCCTTTCCCTCTATcacttcccccttctctctcccctttccctctctttccctccttctctccctcctcctctctcccctttccctttttttcccctcccctatccctcccttcctctttctcctccctctgtctcttccaacaCCCTGACAATCCCCTACAGGAGCATGCCTTTGAGAGCAGTCAGAAGTACAAGGAGGGGAAGTTCATCATCGAGCTGGCCCACATGATCAAGGACAACGGCTGGGACTGAAAGACGAAGCGTCATCCGTGACTCGGTTTGGGGTTGAATGGGGGTGGATGGGAGGGAAGGAGCCGAGTGTGGGTGAGTGTGCGACTTTGATTTACCATGgacctctgtcctcccctcctgATGACACACCAGCAGCCTCCAGGGTGGAGGTagtaggggagtgtgtgtgtgaggctgtaGTAGCAGCCTGGCCTGCCCCTctgggctctgtgtgtgtctggactgGAGGAGGATGTCATTGGGGATGGATGGACACCACCAGACACACACGCAATGGcaagcatacatacacacacacacacacacacacacacacacacacacacacacacacacacacacacacacacacacacacacacacacacacacacacacacacacacacacacacacacacacacacacacacacacacacacacacacacacacacacacagccatgcatgtCCCAGACCAACATCCAAGCCTGATGGGTAGCTCTTTAGATAGAGAGCCAGGCCAAGGCCAGTAATGTTATGTTACTATCTATGTTAGGGCGGGTTGACCTGCAGTGTgaggagagaccaggccctggcAGGGTCAGTAGCCTTGGGTTAAACAGCTGATGGGAGCTCTCGTCTGTATGTGAATGAGATGGCCTAAGATGATTATCCCCAAATCCAGCTGATCTGATCCACCCAAGGCCGTGCCAGCTGGGACAGTGATGAGGCCTGGTGTTAAGGTTTGGCACTGAGGACTGTGGGGGCTGGGCGGGGGAAGGGTTGAGGGGAGGCGGGTCAGGGAGAGGGCAGGTCCTGATTCTGGATTCTAGTCCACCCTGGTTGTGGGGTTGTAGGTACAGCTGGTTGCACAGCCGTGTGATCCACTCCAGGTCTTACCGGCAGCAGTTTTTGTTGTGCGAGTCAGGATGATAGGGAGTGTGAAAGGATTCAAGGATACGTATAAACTCTGAGAAGAATCTGATCAGTCAGTGCTTTGGCTCTCTCCATCATCCGTAGATGCCTGAAATCATGTCTTGCGATGTTTGGATACTTCATGTGTTGTGTCTGATGTAAGTTAAGATACATCTACCATCACCACTTTGGATTCAATTTGAACTATAGAGTTAAACATCTTTGACTTTTGAAACTCTGATTTGAACAGGCTTGGAGATTTGGTTCTagtgttttggcctggtatggtaactgaaTGCAGTTGGGATGTGGAGGCCTTTAGGAGATGCTCTTATGAAGTTCTGAAGCTTTCTTTCAGTCTTGGATGATCATAGCAGTTCATAGATTGTTACACACACTCTAACTTACAACCTGGCCCTCACATAAAACACTGAACAGAAAagccgtacagtagacctgtggaTTTTTCTAAACAGAAGCCAACTAAGCAACACAACTAATCAAACCAATCTCCCTGGTATCCACGGCAACTGACTGGCAGTCCAGAATTCCAATCAGAGGCTGTAGAAGTCCCTAGCACAACCAAAGAACACACCCATCTACAATA is a window from the Oncorhynchus mykiss isolate Arlee chromosome 24, USDA_OmykA_1.1, whole genome shotgun sequence genome containing:
- the LOC118944016 gene encoding protein yippee-like 2, translating into MVRMTRSKTFQAYLPSCHRTYSCIHCRAHLANHDELISKSFQGSQGRAYLFNSVVNVGCGPAEERVLLTGLHAVADIYCENCKTTLGWKYEHAFESSQKYKEGKFIIELAHMIKDNGWD